Genomic window (Alligator mississippiensis isolate rAllMis1 chromosome 7, rAllMis1, whole genome shotgun sequence):
ctaAGCTACTTTCACCCTAGCTGGCATGCAAGTTGCTGCctttggaggaaagaaaaaatggaattGGGTttttggggcagagggagagtctgaCTGGGTTAATAGCAGAATTAGGACATGATCCAAGCCCAGTGAAGTCTTTTGGGTGACGTTGGTGAGCTTTGGATCAAagcttttttaaatgtattgaGAAGTCttaaaattctttatttttcccctcttccttttgactttgttttttttccccctctttttcaGGACCAGCTTTCTGCCCTGGATTAATCACTTCATTCTAACTTGTCGTACATTATGGTTCACATCCATATATTGAAAAAATCAATGTGTGTACTCTTGCTAGTACTCGTGCTTCTGACAATTTGCTTGTGGAATGAAACAAGAAAGAATTACTATGTTCCCCtcaaaacagaaagtgaaagcTTTCCGATGCCTGGGGCTCTGGAAAAATTCAATAGACTTAATTCACGAAGTCTTTCAAATGATGCTGTCCATGAGAAGGGCCCAACACCTGACATCTTGCCAGACAACCTGAATAAAGTAAAAGGGAACATCTTGGAAAAGGATAAAGGAAATGATGCAGTGGCCAAGCTCAAGACTCCAGCGAGCTCTGTGAAGGTCTGGAATGAGAACAGTTCATCAAAGAATCTCATACCTAGGCTGCAAAAAGTCAGAAATAATTACCTCTCCATGAACAAGTATAATGTGACTTATCGTGGGAAAAGGAATGCTGTTAAAGTAAATTCAGAGAAGCTGCTGTGCCAGCTCCGGGACAAAGTGAATGTGACCATGATACAAGGGTTGGACAGTCCGTTCAATACCTCTGAATGGCATAACTACCTACCAAGAAAAAAACTCAGTGACGCAACAGGCCGCTTGGGTCGTTGTGCTGTTGTGTCCTCAGCGGGATCTTTGAAGTCCTCACACTTGGGGCCAGAAATAGGTTGGTATATGTTGCATGGCATTATGTTTACACTCTATGGAACAGGAAAGGGTCACCATCACACTTGGGCCACATGTTCCCAGAGGAGTTTCTGTATTTAAAATTCATCTAAAAATTCATGTACTCAGTTCAGCAATTTGAAATGGTCAGTTCTGATTCTCATGGACTGCTAAGGAGGTGTTGCAagtgatggggagggagggatgaacAGACACCCTAGTGTCCATACTCTTAATTTCTGAATACTAATAACATTTTAGAACACAGTCAGTGTTTTTGAACTAAATATTGGATAATACCTATCTCTAGGCCTTTCCTGAATGGCATTTCTTGGAAACCCACACTTCTAGAATCCTCATTGCAGGTACAATGGGAAAGAAGCGGCTGTAGTTACAGTTCTCCTGGGTAGAGCTAGAGTACCCTAAAATGAGATAGCAGTATGGTTGTGGCAGCTGAAGGGTgttctagagcagtgtttctaaACCTGTGAGTCGTGACCtaaaagtgggtctcaagaatgtatgaaagggtcgagaacaaattaaaaaaatggattctcatttaaaggagaaaaatgtgggaaatggtggcttttctCTTGTAGGCTAGCAGCATTCCAGCTAGCCTgctatgccccttccttccccacataCCCAGTCCCTACCCCAcatgctggggtggtgggggtcaTTGGGTCAGAAAGGAAGAGCACTGGATTGGGACTGTCTGCTGATGTTTACAAAAGGATCCTGATACACAGCAGGTTGAGAACCAATGTTTTAGagtaggggttttcaacctttttgggttagtgtacccctggcagccagtcGAGAGGGAAGGAgttccccagcagctgatcagtGAGCATGCCAGTGGCAGAAGTTTCAAAGGCAGCGCCCACTGCTGAATACCCCAgaggccttcccaagtacccctagggTACCCCCTGGTTAAAAACCCTGTTCTGGAGTACATCCCATGGAGCATCTTCTTTGAGCAGTTTCTATTAATAGGGCTCCTACAAAGCTTGGCTATAACCCGACTCTGTAGCAACTCAACAGGAGAGAAGAAAGTGGGTCAGACTTTAAAGGGACCCGCCAACAGCACAAGCTGCACTTTGTCCCCGGCTCCAGTGCGAGATGCATTGTGCCCCTGTGAGCCCCAGGACCCCCAAGAGAACCCCAACCCCCAGTACAGCCAGGAGGTAGGTgaggcctgtggtgggagggcagctgccgggcagctgagaggagctgaggaggatCACGCCTCCACCCCTGGCTTCTACTTGGCCCAGCCCGCCAGGGAGCCATGTGATCAGTGCCACCGGGTGCAtgagacaggggaagggggggcatttACCTATCCCCTcttccagtggggcagggaccccCAAGCTCTGAGAGTGGTGCAGCGCCGTTGGTAGGCCCTACTGCGTATGCGCagactttaaaagggcctgccaatGGCACAAGCCATAGTTTGTCCCCGGCTCCAGTGTGAGATGCACGGGCAAAAGCCCATTGTACCCTCGTAAGCCCCAGGACTCCCAAGAGGACCCTGGAGCCCCAGCGCAGCCAGGAGGTAGGTGGGGCCTATGGTGGGAGGGGAGTAGCACAGCTGTGGGGCAgttgagaggagctgaggagggtcactTACCCCctcagctcctacttggcccagctcTCTGGGAGTCACGTGACTGGAGCCTCACAAACAGAATGCGCAAACAGGTGTGCTTATAGGCCTAGCACGGGAGTTACCATGGGTGTTTGCCCCAAATGGGGCCTGCAGTCCCTGCCGCTGGCTtcctgtggaggctgcctggcatgggtgcaggcagctgggtctgggagcACTGACACTTCCCCTTGTGGGGTGTGCTCAACagtggaggccctggagtgccAGATAATGGAACTCCAGGCAATGGTGCAATGGCTGCGAAACATTAGAGATGCAGAGCAGGAACTGGACACCTACTTCCAGGTGCTCCACCCAACGGCTGATGATGCCTTGGCAGAAATAAAGAGCCGCCATGAGGTCCAGCCAGGGGTTGTCTGGACGGAGGTAGTCTCCAGCCCTAGGAGGCACTGCACCAGGGGGACCATTTCCCTGGAGCTGCACAATCATTTTGAACCCCTTATACCAGCTCAGCTGGCTGAACTCCCAACTCCAGCACGTGAGGAAGGAGGGCCACCAACAACTGCACCCAGAAGAAGGTGCTGAATAATCACGGTGGGCGATTCTTTTCTGAGGGGGACAGTGGGTACGATCTGTCACCTTGACCCTGTAGCCCGTGAAGTTTGCTACCTCCCTGGGACTTGTGTCCATGATGTGACTAAGAGGATCCCCAAAATCATCCAGCCCTCTGAGcaccatgtgggcacaaatgacacagcttgCAGCAATCCTGGCCAAGTCATGTgtactacagggctctggggtctGGGCTCAAAGGTCTGGGGGCTCAGGTAGTTTTgtccttgatccttccagtcataGGTCACTGGCCCCGGAGGGATAGGTACATCAGTGAGGTGAATGGAAGATTCTGGCAATGGTGCCATTGCAAGGCGTTTGGCTTCTTTGACTACACTATGCACTTCAGTGAGAGAGGTAGTAGGCTGCCGGGAatggatggcctccacctcacctggaaagggaagaagctcttctcagccagaatagCTGACCTACtcgacagggctttaaactaagatcgctGGGGGACGAGTGGTCAATCAACAGTTCTAGCTCATGTCACGCCAATCACAGGAGCAACAGAGTGGGTAGCCCAAGACAACCCACTCTGacaacagcccaaggaaaggtcagGTTTCATCACATAAGGAAGTCTAAGGCTTCCTATAGCAGAGTCaactgcctctacacaaatgccaggagcttgcgTAACAAGCAAGAGAAGCTGGCCCTTCTGACCAATAATGATTATGACCTTGTAgcaataacagagacctggtgggactcctcctacGATTGGTCGGTAGGTATACAAGGCTATACCCTCTACAGGAGAGATCGTGTTGGGAAGAGGGGtcggggtgtagctctctatgtcaagaagcaatacacttcccttcaaactgagTTCATTAGCCATGGAAggtgtcttgagaccctctgggttaaaatacagggggagcatggggaaggggatatacTTGTAGGAGTctgttacagacctcctaaccaagaaGAAGAACTGGATCTTggattcaatagggaactggtcaAGGCCGCACATTCTTGATGTATGATCACTGTGGgagacttcaacctccctgacatcttgtgggaagaacACACAGCCAGACTGGTCATGTAACATTCTTGCCTGCATTCATTGATGACCTGTACCTGATGCAAGAGGTCTGTGGGTTAACTAGAGGAGaggcactgctcgacctggttctggccaaaggggatgatctgctGAGTGATCTGAGGATCGAGGAcaagcttggtgacagcaaccatgatcTGATTTACTTTGTCTGTCCAACGCAGGGTGGGCAAATCCCTTGGCAAAatagaaatcctcaactttgggaaggctgactttcaccAACTCAGGaaactggtcagtcaggcactaaggGACAATGGCCCTTTAGGAAGGGGAGTCCATAAGAAATGGATGTTTCTAAAGAACTCAATCAAAGTGCGAGGGAAGTCCATCCCATTCCGCAGGAAATGCAGTTGGGGGCAGGGAAGCCCcgttggctcaatagggaacttcTAGATCTCCTGAAACCAAAAAggagaagcctacaccagatggagAACTTGAatcatcaccagggaggactactcagcactagccCGTACCTTTAGGGAGctgtccagaaaagccaaggcagcaactgaCCTCAGGCTAGCCTCTGGAAtcaaaacaaaaagtcattcttcagatatgtgTGAAGTCggaggaagaacaaaagcaacattggccccctgcaagatcaaatggggcagctgatgtctgatgctcaggaaaaggccagtctcctaaatgattactttgcatcagttttccacccatCCAAGGGTTTCATGCTGTCAGACaggatgcaaagcatccagggctCGGGAGATGGGCCTACAATTGATGTAGATCAAGTGAAAGAACACCTCCAGAGGCTTGGCATCTGTAGGTCTGTGGGCCCAGACAGATTGCCCCCaagagtcttaaaagagctggcGGACATCATAGCAAGAcctatggccaagatatttgaaagcttgtggtgcttgggtgatGTACTGGAAGACTGGCaaagagccagtgtggtcccaatcttcaagaaagggaggaagacctatcagtctgatgtccatccctggaaagatcttggagaaaattatcaagggatccatctgcaccaggctaacggaaggcaacctactgaatgccagccaacatggttttattgctggaaggtcttgcctgatcatcctcatctccttctatgaccaagtgatgcATTGTCTGGACAAGGAAGATGAGGTTGATGTTATTTATCTGGATTTCATGAAGGCCTTTGACTtgatctcccatgatgtcctcatgaccaagctggggagctgtggcctcaaccatctcatggtccaatggcaggggaactggctccggggttggacgcAAAgtgtactagttgatgggaacaaatcaacatggcacaaggTTACCAGTGGATCCTCCCAGGGCTTGGtgctcaggccagtactcttcaatatcttcattaatgatctggatttgggaatCCGATGTGGACTTGcaaagttcacagacaacactaaactatgggggaaggtggtcatgctggaggacaggctggggatataGGCCAACCTGGACACACTTGTAAAGTGGGCGGaacaaaacctgatggcattcaatgtagagaagtgcaaggtactacaccttgggagaaaaaaacagtgtaatacttataggctcagtggtactacacttgctagcaccgtgaccaaaagagacttgggggtctatattgaccacaagatgaacataagccaccaatgcgatgctgtggtcAGCAAAACCAACCAAACTCTGCATGCATCCATCGACGCATCTCAGgcaaaaccagggacgtcattctcccattttacttggccttagtgaggcctcagctggagtactgcatccagttttgggccctccagttcaggagggatatggataagctcgagagagtccagaggagagccacccatatgatcaaagaccaagagagcaagccttacgaggagaggctgagggacatgggattcttcagcctggtgaagagaaggctcaggggagacttggtggctgcctataaatatatgagaggggtgcatcagggtttgggagaacagttgttcaccagtgCTCCCCAAGGGGTAActaggtctaacagtcacaaaatTCTAGAAGGCCGATTCAGacttgatataaggaaaaacttctttacagtctgagtgcccaaggtctggaacagattcccctACAGGTGGTGCAAgtactcattcaaaaggcatttggatgtttatcttgctgggatcatttgatttctgccgacttcctgcctctggcaggggagctggacttgatctcacaaggtcccttccagcccctaatgtctatgaaatctatggagtGGCATTCCTTGACTTCCTTCATGTGAAGTCTTCCTCAACTACGTGGACTAAGATGATACATATAAGTGCAGGTGTTACTGAAACCACATCTCAGATGACACTAGCACCTTGTTTCTACTCACATGTTCAGATTGATACTCATCAGAGCAGATCAGTTTCCGGAAAAGGGAGAAAATCAAGATTCCCTTTGGTCCAAAGTGTTTATTTCAGGGAGGGTGTGGTATGGTGTGAGGGCTCTGTTTCTTTTTAGATGAGCCCTGAActaaaagaagaggaaagaagaaaaacctTTGTGGCAATAGTTCTGGTTTATCTAGACTGTGTCAGAAAGCACTTTCACAGAGTACATAAATCAAGCCAGGGGTGAACAAACAAGTCATATGCCAGAAACCAAAAAGACAGGTACCCATGTGTGGCAGGATACTTAGGGCACCTGCTACTTTCAGAGCTGAAGCAGCCTGCAAAGCAGCACAGGTGCAGGCCAGGGGTAACTGCAGAGTCAGATCAACCAGGGAGCCTGCAGGTGATGCTAGAGCTGAGTGGTGGAGTCATCTGACTGGAGAAGGGCTGGGCTTAGGCAGAATATAAACTCAGACCccgagagcagagctggcagtaaGATCCTGGAAGCTGGTGAGGTACCATTGCCCAGTAGGTCCTGAATGCCAGCAAGGAGAGAACAGCAgaaagcagtctggaggtttgggaaggaactatgggggtggaggaggttcctggggaccTGGTATGGGATCCAGAGCCCTAAGAGAGGGGCTGAGTTCATGGGGGCCTATTTAGGGGtctgggtgagcccagagagaggggctgtgTTTGTGCGACCTGGGTgagcccagaaagagagagagagaggcagagagtgAGAGATCTGTGGAGGGACCTGAGAGGGCAGACCCACAGAGGAGAGGACTGACCCTCAGAATCTCAAGTGGCCTGTCCAGAGCCAGGGCCCAAGAGGGGTCAGAAGGTTGAATTAGACCACtgcagaggctgccagagccGAGGGAGCATGGAGATCTTGAGTGGCCCAAGGTGGGGCCAGTGCCTTGGAAAGGAGAAGCTGAAGGTCCATGTGTGGCCACAGCTGAGAGGAAGGGGTCAAGGGGTATGTGGCCCAGGATGAAGGTGGCTGATGCAGTATTAGCTGAGGAGGGTTCAAGAGAAGGGGTCTGAGAGagagccaggaccaggagggtcctGGAGGTGAGATTGAGCCAGGGACAGGAGGCCCAGAGGTGTACAGCTCCAGAGGGGCATAGGACATCAAGGAGGAGCCCAGAAGTGGCCAGGACTAAGATCAGAATGGTCAGAGACTGGTTGTGGTtaagacctgaaactgtaccctaCTGGGGCTGGTTAGCATGGTGGTGCTGCCTGTGGTAGGAAAGCCTCCATAAATTGCCATGTGTTGTCACTCCAGGGAAAGGTTACTATGTGGCACCTTAAGCCTCAGCTTCCACTGCTTTATGGGTTACCatgtggagggggaaggctaaGGGATCACACCCTGATggaaaaggaagggagagagtgGGACCAGAAGGGTCTAGAGcaagggttttcaactttttaaaataagtgtacccctggtggccccctggtggggtggcgagtggccagaCATTGGGCGGGGGGGTGACGAGTGGCCATACGTGGaatgggggtggtgagcagctagatgcagagtggggggagggggagggcagccaGTGTCTGTACAACCCTGCTCTCATCCTGCCTTGGCCCTggtcctgtgaggcagcagcacggggtggtggcaTTCCATCCTTACGCACCCCCACATGCCCCCTGAGACCtttcaaagtgccccaggggtacgtgtacccctggttaCACCCCCTGGTCTAGAGGTTCAAAGTGGGCTAAGAGAAAGTGAGATCAGATGGGTCCAGGGGCTCAGAGTGGGCTAAGAGACAGAGGGGCCAGAAGGGTCTGGAGGCCTTGTGAAGGGCTGGTAATCGAGTGGGACCAGAAGAGTTCAGAGGCCTAGAGAGCAGCCAGGAAAGTGTGGGGCCAGAAGGGTCCATGAAGAGACCAAAGGGGCCTGGCATCCCAGGAAGAGGTTGAGAGAGGGACTcaggggtctgagggcccagagaggggccagatGAGAGACCGAGGGGTCTATCAACTCAGAGAGGGGCCGAGTGggagactgaggggtctggcaGTCCAGGGAGGGGTTGAGTgaagagactgaggggtctgagggtccagagaagggctgtgTAAGTAATGGGAGAACATCAATGAAGATGACATCTGTGaagcttggggcatggtgcaggggcAGAACAGAGCCATGCAGTTGGCCCATAAGGCCTTGACCATGAATCTGGTGGTCATTACAATAACACCAGGGCAGCCTCCCTCATTTTACTAACAATTACCATCTAGGCATAGTGGGTGATACAAGGGCAGACTGTTCACAGAGCAGGGTACAGAAATTTCCTTTTTGGCCTCTAGGGACTTTACAGGCACCCCTACAGATGGTACCCTGTGACACTAAGGTGCAATAGCATCTTGACTTGGTTGACAAAAGGCCAGAGACTCTTGTGGTATCAATTGGGGCAGCTCTGCTGATTTTAAATGGAACCAAATTGTTTGATTGTGCCCAGGGACGTGACCTAATAACCACTTCCAGTACAGCAGAGAAGATGGGTAGGACTTTTGCAGTCTGATTTATGAGAACACTATAACTCCAACAGTCAGAAAACAGAGCAATCTCCTGTTTACCCACTAAGATCAAGAGAAAACATCTCTTTTTGGCCCCACTGATTCCTCTGGGACCAAGATCAGACTTGAATCTGTTGTTGTGGCAGTTTTTAAAGTGTTTCATTGTGATTATTGACACTCTTCATTACTATTCCCTCACAGATGACTCCCCAGAACTTCATTCGTTTCATTTTATGGTTGAAAGAAATAATAGTCAATCCCGTCATACCACAGAAGTGGTTTTGGGCCATAACAAAAGGTatctctgtccctttaagaatgTTTGGCCAATGAAAATGAACGTTTAGGCCTGTAACTCCAAGATTTCATGTTACGACAtcaaaaatgccatttaaaaaaaaaaaaaaaaaaagcttgtgttGCCTCCAGTTCATTCCTTTTGCTTCATATATTTATAGTTGCAGGGTTAGGACTCCAGTCTAGCAGAGACTTAATATAAAGCCTGCCAGTACAGGTACTTCTCACTTAACGTCATCCCATTTAACGTTGTTTCATCATTTGAGTGTCctgttataacattgtttggccaCTGCCTGCTAGTGAGACAgggagtgccatgtgcatgtatgtatatgcacatggccccagtcAGCCTGCAGatcagctccagcaggtaagtgcgGGGGAAGAGGACTCCCCTCTCCAGagtgcatgtggcagtggggagccagctctcctcctgccctgaacgagccacccatggccccatcctgctccctgctggagctctGCAGCTGCATATTCTGGCCCCAAGCaccgcccagctgggcagcggccccagccctggccagttccctccctacaggggctcAAACCCTgcccccacttacctgtgggagtgtgcatggcagtggggagctgccccacctGAGGCCGCAGCATGAaggaatgggggcagggggctgcgaaCCCGGGTATATAATGTCTTttgtctggagaaaaaaaaaattatctggaacctaacccccccccccccatttacaTTAATTCTTATGGGGAATTTGTATTCATTTAACATCGTTTTGCTTAAAGTTGTATTTTTCAAGAACCTAACTACAATGTTAAATGAGGAGTAGCTGTAGTGACATGTTTGGGGGTTACTCATAACTAAGCTTATAAGAAAAACCATGTGCCTAAGTGTCTTGTTGGGTCAGAGCCCTGAACATCTAATGTGGAATCACACTGTCTGGAAGCATTTGAGTTTCCTCTTCTCTGTTACTTTGCAGTGCGCTGTGCAGAGGTGCAGGCATAATCATCTGCCAATAATCAATAATCATATGCCAAATCCTTGAAGTGCTTTAGGATCCTACAGGATAGGAGATGTTATAGAAATGCAGCAGTTCTGCTGCACACTTCCTGGGTGACTAAGAACAAATCACTTAGACTTAAAAAGGGAGTGCTCATTTTGAATGCCTGGATTTTTGAGGCTTCAGCTTGAAACCTTAAAGTGTTTCCCAGCTTGAGCTTTCCAACATTTGGCAAAGGTGACCTTCATCTATGTGTCTGTTTTCCAACATCGCACATAAAGAAGATGTCTGTGTTTCATAAGTCTTTACTAACTTATGCATAAATGTCAGTAAAGGTTTTTTTTGCTCTTCATAGCAAACCTGCCCGTCAGGATCTGAAAATACTATTTTAACATGTTGTTAATATGTTGTTCCAGAAGAACATTATCCGTGTGCAGATCTGAATGGCTAAGCAGTATAATGGACTGTTATCTAACTGCTGCAGAGTCAAAAGCATGTCAGACTCAAAAAGCAATTTTACTGTTCATACAATCAGTCTGTCAACTTGTCTCTTAAACTGAAGTGCCTGTTTGTTCCATATCACAACAGATGAATTCTGAAAAGGTCACTGTTTAATGTAGCCAAGGCTTACACTGCTAACTCTTTGTG
Coding sequences:
- the ST6GAL1 gene encoding beta-galactoside alpha-2,6-sialyltransferase 1 isoform X1 codes for the protein MVHIHILKKSMCVLLLVLVLLTICLWNETRKNYYVPLKTESESFPMPGALEKFNRLNSRSLSNDAVHEKGPTPDILPDNLNKVKGNILEKDKGNDAVAKLKTPASSVKVWNENSSSKNLIPRLQKVRNNYLSMNKYNVTYRGKRNAVKVNSEKLLCQLRDKVNVTMIQGLDSPFNTSEWHNYLPRKKLSDATGRLGRCAVVSSAGSLKSSHLGPEIDGHDAVLRFNGAPTKGFQQDVGEKTTIRLVNSQLVTVEEHNFLTESLYNTGILIVWDPAPYHAEIHEWYRKLDYNFLETYKKYRSQHPEQLFYILNPKMEWELWDILQENSLEDIQPNPPSSGMLGIIIMMTICDEVNVYEFIPSKRQTDICHYYQKFHDHACTMGAYHPLMFEKNLVKYLNQGTDYNIYAHGKVTLPGFRNLRC